The Halogranum gelatinilyticum genome contains a region encoding:
- a CDS encoding DUF6069 family protein, translating to MQSVSTTADPAVKPVSSLPERALVGLLVAVVANGLVRGIAGTVLDTAGIEPLGWGAILGATVVAAVGATAVYALVSRVSARPDYHFTVVAAVVLLLSMAPVFTVAPTLPGVTTSVLAVLVVLHVTTAAGLVAGLTGAVGR from the coding sequence GACAACTGCCGACCCGGCCGTCAAACCCGTCTCGTCGCTCCCCGAGCGCGCGCTCGTCGGTCTCCTCGTCGCCGTCGTCGCCAACGGTCTCGTCCGGGGTATCGCCGGGACCGTCCTCGACACCGCGGGCATCGAACCGCTCGGCTGGGGAGCGATTCTCGGGGCGACCGTCGTCGCGGCAGTCGGAGCCACCGCCGTCTACGCGCTCGTCTCCCGGGTTTCCGCACGCCCCGACTACCACTTCACCGTCGTCGCCGCCGTCGTGCTCCTGCTCTCGATGGCACCCGTCTTCACCGTCGCACCCACGCTTCCGGGCGTCACGACCTCGGTGCTGGCCGTCCTCGTCGTGCTCCACGTCACGACCGCCGCCGGTCTCGTCGCCGGGTTGACCGGCGCGGTCGGCCGCTGA
- a CDS encoding PaaI family thioesterase, whose amino-acid sequence MTLEELLTRMPFAEHLDIEVTEADDGYAKGTLSLDDHHSSVPGRSIAHGGVAYALADTVGGAAVISLHYTATPTIDMRIDYLAPARTDLVAEAEVVRDGGSVAVADVTVRDADGRDVATARGTFKTSGAAEETAWGSGAKGSLAEREEE is encoded by the coding sequence ATGACGTTGGAGGAGCTACTGACGCGGATGCCCTTCGCCGAGCATCTCGACATCGAGGTGACCGAGGCCGACGACGGCTACGCGAAGGGGACGCTCTCACTCGACGACCACCACTCGTCGGTCCCCGGCCGTTCGATTGCCCACGGCGGCGTCGCCTACGCGCTGGCCGACACCGTCGGCGGCGCGGCCGTCATCTCGCTGCACTACACGGCGACGCCGACCATCGATATGCGCATCGACTATCTCGCCCCGGCCCGGACGGACCTCGTCGCCGAGGCCGAGGTCGTCCGCGACGGCGGTAGCGTCGCCGTGGCCGACGTGACCGTCCGCGACGCCGACGGCCGGGACGTGGCGACCGCTCGGGGGACGTTCAAGACGAGCGGCGCGGCCGAGGAGACGGCGTGGGGGTCCGGAGCGAAAGGGAGTCTGGCCGAGCGCGAGGAGGAGTAG
- a CDS encoding MBL fold metallo-hydrolase, translating into MPEEILPDVYDITVMEGEGRRLRAYLFDGPTPTLVDTGLESTTEALFDGLDDLGVEPERVVITHHDGDHTGGLPAVVDRFAPEVFVPEQTPDDALGGVEPDVRFGHRDAVGDFVAVHTPGHEADNYALVDESRNLVVAGDALSGSDQRGLPAGYLILPPAIYSEDLNEAEVSLERLLKYDFDAVLVFHGSSVLEGAKDKLDAFVNFPGKPS; encoded by the coding sequence ATGCCCGAAGAGATTCTCCCGGACGTGTACGACATCACAGTCATGGAGGGCGAGGGGCGACGGCTCCGCGCCTACCTGTTCGACGGCCCGACGCCGACGCTCGTCGACACCGGACTCGAATCGACGACAGAGGCGTTGTTCGACGGTCTCGACGACCTCGGTGTCGAGCCGGAGCGCGTGGTCATCACCCACCACGACGGCGACCACACCGGCGGTCTCCCCGCCGTCGTCGACCGCTTCGCACCCGAGGTGTTCGTCCCCGAGCAGACCCCCGACGACGCGCTCGGCGGCGTCGAACCCGACGTCCGCTTCGGCCACCGCGACGCAGTTGGCGACTTCGTGGCGGTCCACACCCCCGGCCACGAGGCGGACAACTACGCGCTCGTCGACGAGTCTCGAAACCTGGTCGTCGCTGGCGACGCGCTCAGCGGGTCGGACCAGCGCGGCCTGCCCGCCGGCTATCTGATTCTTCCACCGGCGATCTACTCCGAAGACCTGAACGAGGCCGAGGTGAGCCTCGAACGCCTCCTGAAGTACGACTTCGACGCGGTACTCGTCTTCCACGGTTCCTCTGTCTTGGAGGGAGCGAAGGACAAGCTCGACGCCTTCGTCAACTTCCCCGGCAAGCCGTCGTAG
- the ubaA gene encoding SAMP-activating enzyme E1 translates to MSLALDATQLDRYSRHIIMDEVGPEGQQKLLDGSVLVVGAGGLGAPVIQYLAAAGVGRIGVVDDDVVERSNLQRQVIHADADVGVPKVESARKFVERLNPDVTIETHETRLDTGNVEELVADHDVVVDASDNFPTRYMVNDAARIHDVPVAHGAIYKFEGQVTTLTPDGPCYRCLFPEAPEPGTVPDCATTGVLGVLPGTVGCIQATEAVKLLLDAGEVLEGRLLFYDAMDMTFETVPYRRNPDCPVCGDEAIDSIEGVEYTGGCSIAD, encoded by the coding sequence ATGAGCCTCGCACTCGACGCGACCCAACTCGACAGATACTCCCGGCACATCATCATGGACGAGGTGGGTCCCGAGGGCCAGCAGAAGCTCCTCGACGGCAGCGTCCTCGTCGTCGGCGCGGGCGGGTTGGGCGCGCCCGTCATCCAGTATCTCGCCGCCGCGGGCGTCGGCCGCATCGGTGTCGTCGACGACGACGTGGTCGAGCGGTCGAACCTCCAGCGACAGGTCATCCACGCCGACGCCGACGTGGGCGTCCCGAAGGTCGAGAGCGCCCGGAAGTTCGTCGAACGTCTCAACCCCGACGTCACCATCGAGACGCACGAGACGCGCCTCGACACAGGGAACGTGGAGGAACTCGTCGCCGACCACGACGTCGTCGTCGACGCCTCCGACAACTTCCCGACGCGCTACATGGTCAACGACGCCGCCCGCATCCACGACGTCCCCGTCGCCCACGGGGCCATCTACAAGTTCGAGGGACAGGTGACGACCCTGACGCCCGACGGGCCGTGCTACAGGTGTCTGTTCCCGGAAGCACCCGAACCCGGCACGGTCCCCGACTGCGCGACGACGGGCGTCTTAGGTGTCCTCCCCGGCACCGTCGGCTGTATCCAGGCGACCGAGGCGGTCAAACTCCTCTTGGACGCCGGTGAGGTGCTGGAGGGGCGGCTGCTGTTCTACGACGCGATGGACATGACGTTCGAGACGGTGCCCTACCGCCGGAACCCCGACTGTCCGGTCTGTGGCGACGAGGCCATCGACTCCATCGAGGGCGTCGAGTACACCGGCGGCTGCAGTATCGCCGACTGA
- a CDS encoding rhodanese-like domain-containing protein: MVRELSPSELQEKLNADADLAVLDIRDPQSYADGHIPGSENRPAQRLDASVFEEEWPDEVVVSCYVGKSSKRIAGVLDANLAADVASLRGGFDGWEGDVERASPASR, from the coding sequence ATGGTCAGGGAACTCTCGCCGTCGGAGCTACAGGAGAAACTGAACGCCGACGCCGACCTCGCCGTGCTCGACATCCGCGACCCGCAGTCTTACGCGGACGGCCACATCCCCGGCTCGGAGAACCGCCCCGCCCAGCGACTGGACGCCTCGGTCTTCGAGGAGGAGTGGCCCGACGAGGTCGTCGTCTCCTGCTACGTCGGCAAGAGTTCCAAGCGTATCGCGGGGGTGCTCGACGCGAACCTCGCTGCCGACGTGGCGAGCCTCCGCGGCGGTTTCGACGGCTGGGAGGGCGACGTCGAGCGCGCGAGTCCCGCCTCGCGGTGA
- a CDS encoding DoxX family protein codes for MSDEAITIDVEDEQTSAQQTGGSDGGILFLLARLAFAIPLAVTALDHWKDMEGTIGYADAMGVDKADQVVPFAVGMLSFGSVGIALWRLPTLAAGAVAAFLIPVSIKMHPFWEVDEEQKQSERTNFLKNIAIFGGAIAFLIKAQRD; via the coding sequence ATGAGCGACGAGGCAATCACCATCGACGTCGAAGACGAACAGACGAGCGCGCAGCAGACCGGCGGCAGCGACGGCGGGATTCTCTTCCTTCTCGCGCGGCTGGCCTTTGCGATTCCGCTTGCGGTCACGGCACTTGACCACTGGAAGGACATGGAGGGCACCATCGGCTACGCCGATGCGATGGGCGTCGACAAGGCCGATCAGGTCGTCCCCTTCGCGGTCGGGATGCTCTCGTTCGGCAGCGTCGGAATCGCGCTCTGGCGGCTCCCGACACTCGCTGCCGGTGCGGTCGCGGCGTTCCTCATCCCGGTCTCGATCAAGATGCATCCCTTCTGGGAGGTCGACGAGGAACAGAAACAGAGCGAGCGAACCAACTTCCTGAAGAACATCGCCATCTTCGGCGGCGCGATTGCCTTCCTCATCAAGGCCCAGCGCGACTGA
- a CDS encoding 50S ribosomal protein L15e — translation MARSFYSHIKEAWRQPGDGKLAELQWQRKQEWRREGAIERVERPTRLDKARELGYKAKQGIVVARVSVRKGTARKQRHKAGRRSKRQGVNRISRRKSIQRIGEERVSRKYPNLRVLNSYWVGEDGSQKWFEVILVDPEHPAIENDDELNWICSDKHKGRAFRGLTNAGKDNRGLQNRGKGTEHVRPGVHKGQGRGK, via the coding sequence ATGGCACGAAGCTTCTACTCCCACATCAAGGAAGCCTGGAGGCAGCCCGGCGACGGCAAGCTCGCCGAACTCCAGTGGCAGCGAAAACAGGAATGGCGTCGCGAGGGCGCGATCGAGCGCGTCGAGCGCCCGACGCGTCTGGACAAGGCCCGCGAACTCGGCTACAAGGCCAAGCAGGGCATCGTCGTGGCTCGCGTCTCCGTCCGTAAGGGGACCGCGCGCAAGCAGCGACACAAGGCGGGTCGCCGCTCGAAGCGTCAGGGTGTCAACCGCATCTCGCGGCGTAAGAGCATCCAGCGCATCGGCGAGGAGCGCGTCTCCCGCAAGTACCCCAACCTGCGTGTCCTCAACTCCTACTGGGTCGGTGAGGACGGTTCGCAGAAGTGGTTCGAAGTGATTCTCGTGGACCCGGAGCATCCGGCGATCGAGAACGACGACGAGCTCAACTGGATCTGCTCGGACAAGCACAAGGGCCGCGCGTTCCGCGGTCTCACCAACGCTGGCAAGGACAACCGTGGGCTCCAGAACCGCGGCAAGGGGACGGAACACGTCCGCCCCGGCGTCCACAAGGGCCAGGGTCGCGGCAAGTAA
- a CDS encoding alpha-amylase family glycosyl hydrolase produces the protein MHHPGPPRFTTVGEPVELAPRDPDPETHYRWTLASAPEASTVELGDGPVVHLDPDVSGTYVAELDAPDGTHRQTVRVFPATRKPAQLSVAADEVDGDLDGVESASVIGPFNDFTMGSHRVTREGDEWTLDVELPPGDHDAIFAFEDGFEPYARTEVTVDGAGRPRIRLDGCREAEEVVVTATAQPAPDGGGPDVEFHLDDRDALGESDVVVDGDELRVAVEDLPVLSRVHAVAVAERPSIADTLTIEVAADGSVGFDHPADAPEWVRDATVYQIFVREFAGETVDTTFEEIERRVPYLESLGVDTLWLTPVCGSPTRHGYHITDLFDTADDLGTQEEFESLVDRLHEAGIRVLFDLVVNHTSRDHPAFQLHRAGVPEYADYYERIPREQDTTGVDWAGEDSPGHYFNWASIPNVNYDSLAVRQWMLDVVDHWAPLVDGFRCDVAWGVPHGFWKEVRERVKADDPEFLLLDETVPRRVGFRENEFDLHYDTDLYFALRDIGTGDAPATAIFDALRASEAMGFPDEAVHMRYVENHDEDRYATECNDGTLRPAAAATFTLPGTPLVYYGQERGVPEQRGPMRWHDGDAALTAFHKRLVALRDEVPALRAREVDRVGCDVVGGDSEAVVAYERTDGEDDTVVVVVLNFADESATVALNRAVDTVDLFSGSDVNSDKGVRVDDVAVLRVD, from the coding sequence ATGCACCACCCCGGACCACCCCGGTTTACGACCGTCGGCGAGCCGGTTGAGTTGGCTCCCCGTGACCCCGACCCCGAGACCCACTACCGTTGGACGCTCGCGTCCGCACCCGAGGCGTCCACGGTCGAACTCGGCGATGGCCCCGTCGTCCATCTCGACCCGGACGTATCGGGCACCTACGTCGCGGAACTCGACGCGCCGGACGGGACGCACCGCCAGACCGTCCGCGTCTTCCCCGCGACCCGGAAGCCCGCGCAGCTCTCCGTCGCCGCGGACGAGGTCGACGGCGACCTCGACGGCGTCGAGTCCGCCTCCGTCATCGGCCCGTTCAACGACTTCACGATGGGTAGCCACCGCGTCACCCGCGAGGGCGACGAGTGGACGCTGGACGTCGAGCTACCGCCCGGCGACCACGACGCCATCTTCGCCTTCGAGGACGGCTTCGAGCCGTACGCGAGGACCGAGGTCACCGTCGACGGTGCAGGCCGCCCTCGGATTCGGCTCGACGGCTGCCGCGAGGCCGAGGAGGTCGTCGTCACCGCGACCGCCCAGCCCGCACCCGACGGAGGCGGACCCGACGTGGAGTTCCACCTCGACGACCGCGACGCGCTCGGTGAGAGCGACGTCGTCGTCGACGGCGACGAACTCCGCGTCGCCGTCGAGGACCTGCCCGTGCTCTCGCGTGTTCACGCCGTCGCCGTCGCCGAGCGGCCGAGCATCGCCGACACGCTGACCATCGAGGTCGCCGCCGACGGGTCGGTCGGCTTCGACCACCCTGCCGACGCGCCCGAGTGGGTCCGCGACGCGACCGTCTACCAGATATTCGTCCGCGAGTTCGCCGGCGAGACGGTCGATACGACATTTGAAGAAATCGAGCGGCGCGTCCCTTACCTCGAATCGCTCGGCGTCGACACCCTGTGGCTGACGCCGGTCTGTGGCAGTCCGACCCGTCACGGCTACCATATCACCGACCTGTTCGACACGGCCGACGACCTCGGAACCCAAGAAGAGTTCGAGTCGCTCGTCGACCGGCTCCACGAGGCGGGAATCAGGGTGCTCTTCGACCTCGTCGTCAACCACACCTCGCGGGACCACCCCGCGTTCCAACTGCACCGCGCGGGCGTCCCCGAGTACGCCGACTACTACGAGCGGATTCCGCGCGAGCAGGACACCACCGGCGTCGACTGGGCGGGCGAAGACTCTCCCGGCCATTACTTCAACTGGGCGTCGATTCCGAACGTGAACTACGACTCGCTCGCAGTCCGGCAGTGGATGCTCGACGTGGTCGACCACTGGGCACCGCTCGTCGACGGCTTCCGGTGTGACGTCGCGTGGGGCGTCCCCCACGGCTTCTGGAAGGAGGTCCGCGAGCGCGTCAAAGCCGACGACCCCGAGTTCCTGCTACTCGACGAGACGGTTCCTCGACGGGTTGGCTTCCGCGAGAACGAGTTCGACCTGCACTACGACACGGACCTCTACTTCGCGCTCCGTGATATCGGCACGGGCGACGCACCCGCGACGGCCATCTTCGACGCGCTGCGGGCCTCCGAGGCGATGGGGTTCCCCGACGAGGCGGTCCACATGCGCTACGTCGAGAACCACGACGAGGACCGCTACGCGACCGAGTGCAACGACGGGACGCTCCGCCCCGCGGCGGCGGCGACGTTCACCCTTCCCGGCACGCCGCTGGTCTACTACGGTCAGGAGCGAGGCGTCCCCGAACAGCGCGGGCCGATGCGCTGGCACGACGGCGACGCCGCGTTGACGGCGTTTCACAAGCGACTCGTGGCCCTGCGCGACGAGGTCCCCGCGCTTCGCGCGCGCGAAGTAGACCGAGTTGGCTGCGACGTCGTCGGGGGCGACTCCGAGGCTGTCGTCGCCTACGAGCGGACGGATGGTGAGGACGACACCGTGGTCGTCGTCGTGCTCAATTTCGCCGACGAATCCGCGACTGTCGCCCTTAACCGCGCCGTCGACACGGTGGATCTGTTCTCCGGGAGTGACGTCAATTCAGACAAAGGCGTCCGCGTCGACGACGTGGCTGTCCTGCGCGTCGACTGA
- a CDS encoding DUF7351 domain-containing protein, whose product MTEDATDEGERAADVDVARAASAMGSLADEDRLAILLALRNWETLTFVELQRAAGFADSGRFNYHLDRLLGRFVRKVEDGYELRAAGAKAVDIVTDERFGESPPPVERAVDADCPTCGATLRATYAEENVEVGCPDCSTLVHYGYFPPRARTSRDPEELFDAYAKGVWRDFTLADEGVCPYCSGRMETRVERGSDHHLQYPAVSDCHDCGAEVATAIGLRLLADPAVVSFLHDHRIAVDDRPFWTFDFCLDDGDVAVVSEDPFRVAVPIEQGDETLRVTVDAAGDVVETVRRRRR is encoded by the coding sequence ATGACCGAGGACGCCACAGACGAGGGCGAGCGGGCCGCGGACGTCGACGTCGCCCGCGCGGCGTCGGCGATGGGGTCGCTCGCGGACGAAGACCGGCTGGCGATCCTCCTCGCGCTCCGCAACTGGGAGACGCTCACGTTCGTCGAACTCCAGCGGGCCGCGGGCTTCGCCGACAGCGGCCGGTTCAACTACCATCTCGACCGGCTTCTCGGACGGTTCGTCCGGAAGGTCGAAGACGGCTACGAACTCCGCGCCGCCGGAGCGAAAGCCGTCGACATCGTCACCGACGAACGGTTCGGGGAGTCGCCACCGCCCGTCGAACGCGCCGTCGACGCCGACTGTCCGACCTGCGGGGCGACGCTCCGCGCGACCTACGCCGAGGAGAACGTCGAAGTGGGCTGCCCCGACTGCTCGACGCTCGTCCACTACGGCTACTTTCCCCCGCGTGCGCGCACGAGTCGGGACCCCGAGGAGCTGTTCGACGCCTACGCCAAGGGAGTCTGGCGGGATTTCACGCTCGCCGACGAGGGCGTCTGTCCCTACTGTAGCGGGCGGATGGAGACCCGTGTCGAACGGGGGTCGGACCACCATCTCCAGTATCCGGCCGTCAGCGACTGCCACGACTGCGGGGCCGAAGTCGCGACGGCCATCGGTCTCCGCCTGCTCGCGGACCCGGCGGTCGTCTCGTTCCTCCACGACCACAGAATCGCGGTCGACGACCGGCCGTTCTGGACCTTCGACTTCTGTCTCGACGACGGCGACGTGGCCGTCGTCTCCGAGGACCCGTTCCGGGTCGCAGTTCCCATCGAGCAGGGAGACGAGACGCTACGCGTGACCGTCGACGCCGCTGGCGACGTGGTGGAGACGGTGCGGCGGCGACGACGGTAG
- a CDS encoding sugar ABC transporter permease — translation MSLLDGIGRKLKEDAQNAAEAPIDAARDARYTVGAIRRGETSPVEPLKTLGATVGALVLVSLLLFPIYWILIAGLSGTGGSIYSSGGLRLFPESPSFVPFLWVVGDLIVPAYDITVNVPLTDLAVVFSTPQLAFLDVSAIQQGTVGRLALGSFELFPGFAVGPVENPSGFKAFFANSLTVAIPTVIIAMALIIPASYALSRREFIFRRKILFVYVLLTQVGGGLGIALLIGLYTVYVQLGINDSKLALSVYYAATAVPFNTWLLKTYMDGIPVSYEEAAVVDGAPPWRVVTEVILPLSAAGLATVFIFTFLTGWTEFVVAQTLLGTDNYTLPVGLYSLVSEYSIPWARFSAFALTFAAPIMLVYLFAQRYIEGGLSFSGMEG, via the coding sequence ATGAGCCTCTTGGACGGCATCGGCCGCAAGCTCAAGGAGGACGCGCAGAACGCCGCCGAAGCACCAATCGACGCTGCTCGCGACGCCCGGTACACCGTCGGTGCGATCCGCCGCGGCGAGACCTCGCCCGTCGAACCGCTGAAGACGCTCGGGGCGACGGTCGGCGCGCTCGTGCTCGTCTCGCTCCTGCTGTTTCCCATCTACTGGATCCTCATCGCGGGACTGTCGGGGACGGGCGGCTCCATCTACTCGTCGGGCGGCCTCCGGCTGTTCCCCGAGTCGCCGTCGTTCGTCCCGTTCCTGTGGGTCGTCGGCGACCTCATCGTCCCGGCGTACGACATTACGGTCAACGTCCCGCTGACGGATCTCGCGGTCGTGTTCAGCACGCCACAGCTGGCGTTCCTGGACGTGAGCGCGATCCAACAGGGGACGGTCGGGCGGCTCGCGCTCGGCTCGTTCGAGCTGTTCCCCGGCTTCGCGGTCGGGCCCGTCGAGAACCCTTCGGGGTTCAAGGCGTTCTTCGCCAACAGCCTGACGGTGGCGATTCCGACGGTCATCATCGCGATGGCACTCATCATTCCGGCGTCGTACGCGCTGTCGCGCCGTGAGTTCATCTTCCGCCGGAAGATCCTGTTCGTCTACGTCCTGTTGACGCAGGTCGGCGGCGGACTGGGCATCGCGCTGCTCATCGGTCTCTACACCGTCTACGTCCAGCTCGGCATCAACGACAGCAAGCTGGCACTGTCGGTCTACTACGCCGCGACCGCGGTCCCGTTCAACACGTGGCTGCTCAAGACCTACATGGACGGTATCCCCGTCTCCTACGAGGAGGCCGCCGTCGTCGACGGCGCGCCGCCGTGGCGTGTCGTCACCGAGGTCATCCTGCCGCTGTCGGCGGCGGGGCTCGCGACGGTCTTCATCTTCACCTTCCTGACGGGGTGGACGGAGTTCGTCGTCGCCCAGACACTGCTCGGGACCGACAACTACACGCTCCCGGTCGGGCTGTACTCGCTCGTCAGCGAGTACTCCATCCCGTGGGCGCGGTTCTCCGCGTTCGCGCTCACCTTCGCGGCACCCATCATGCTCGTCTACCTGTTCGCCCAGCGCTACATCGAGGGCGGCCTGTCGTTCAGCGGCATGGAAGGGTAA
- a CDS encoding carbohydrate ABC transporter permease yields MSTASRFARRIEEVPFLDKQDTSLLFVLPGLFVFSAFMLFPVVYLIGISFTDAAPGNLFAGEGALSVLTFGEATFVGLQNYTEVLFEGTFTVVLFGETLLTLPINGRFWNSFGVTWLFVATSVTLKIALSLGIALVVTGDRVRGKRFMRSLIILPMGLPAIFTITVWRGIFSSAQFGLANQILSSLGLGTVSWLSERWMAFLAYNVTEAWLAYPFMVIITVSALQDVPAELHEAAMVDGAGYFSRFFHVTLPSIKKPVLFATILTSAASFQQFLIPYVFNEGGPARANELIVVYGYREALAFSEYGRGAAISIIALLFIGAFMWLNVKRGKLADGVSDA; encoded by the coding sequence ATGAGCACTGCATCACGGTTCGCCCGTCGGATCGAAGAGGTTCCCTTCCTCGACAAGCAAGACACATCGCTCCTCTTCGTGCTGCCGGGGCTGTTCGTCTTCTCGGCGTTCATGCTGTTTCCGGTGGTCTACCTGATCGGCATCTCCTTCACCGACGCGGCCCCCGGAAACCTGTTTGCGGGCGAGGGCGCGCTGTCGGTGTTGACGTTCGGCGAGGCGACGTTCGTCGGGCTACAGAACTATACAGAGGTACTGTTCGAGGGAACGTTCACCGTCGTACTGTTTGGTGAGACGCTGCTCACGCTCCCCATCAACGGACGGTTCTGGAACTCCTTCGGCGTGACGTGGCTGTTCGTGGCCACGAGCGTGACGCTGAAGATCGCGCTGAGCCTCGGTATCGCCCTCGTCGTGACGGGCGACCGCGTCCGCGGCAAGCGGTTCATGCGCTCGCTCATCATCCTCCCGATGGGGCTACCGGCTATCTTCACCATCACGGTGTGGCGCGGTATCTTCAGTTCGGCGCAGTTCGGTCTCGCCAACCAGATCCTCAGCTCGCTCGGCCTCGGGACGGTCTCGTGGCTCAGCGAACGCTGGATGGCGTTTCTCGCCTACAACGTCACCGAGGCGTGGCTGGCCTACCCGTTCATGGTCATCATCACCGTGAGCGCGCTGCAGGACGTCCCGGCGGAACTCCACGAGGCAGCGATGGTGGACGGCGCGGGATACTTCTCGCGGTTCTTCCACGTGACGCTGCCGTCGATCAAGAAGCCGGTCCTGTTCGCGACCATCCTCACCTCGGCCGCGTCGTTCCAGCAGTTCCTCATCCCCTACGTGTTCAACGAGGGTGGGCCTGCGCGGGCGAACGAACTCATCGTCGTCTACGGCTACCGCGAGGCACTCGCGTTCTCCGAGTACGGCCGTGGCGCGGCGATCAGCATCATCGCGCTGCTGTTCATCGGCGCGTTCATGTGGCTGAACGTCAAGCGCGGCAAACTCGCCGACGGGGTGAGTGACGCATGA
- a CDS encoding extracellular solute-binding protein: MTMDRRTVLKNLGVAGTLGALAGCVGVQEQSTEQPANDGSGSSESSGDSTADQEDSAPAGTAKAWYALSDTELPIREANIEAFNEASKHTIEGADIADMRKKTTSAIPAGQGPKTFEWAHDLAGGYLDRGFIVGKGDSLTVDLDAFTGTAAEAAQFDGNVVGLPHSAETVALVYNKDIVDEAPSTVAEMTATMEEYHDPDNNQYGLGMPFADAYFLSAWAHAFGGYYFDSTKEDQLGVDNAETIEGVQFAVDNFVPYMPNDPAYEPQASVFAEGNAAFAINGPWYLNTLNDKGVDYGVVELPTPEGGSPQPYTGITLWYFTKSMEEDGPATAAAQEFVEWFVTNEEIQQEAAQETGSIPVLQSVAESGDLPADVQGFADAVAQGYPMPADPKMNQVWTPVKDALTKSFNGNDVEQAMQTAAEEIRGNWD, translated from the coding sequence ATGACAATGGATCGCAGAACGGTTCTCAAGAACCTTGGTGTGGCAGGAACGCTCGGCGCGCTGGCAGGCTGCGTCGGTGTCCAAGAGCAGAGTACGGAACAGCCCGCGAACGACGGGAGCGGTTCGAGCGAGTCGAGCGGTGACTCGACGGCCGACCAGGAGGACAGTGCCCCGGCTGGCACCGCGAAGGCGTGGTACGCGCTCTCCGACACGGAGCTCCCCATCCGCGAGGCGAACATCGAGGCGTTCAACGAGGCGTCCAAGCACACCATCGAGGGTGCGGACATCGCCGATATGCGCAAGAAGACGACCAGTGCCATCCCGGCCGGTCAGGGGCCGAAGACCTTCGAGTGGGCACACGACCTCGCCGGCGGCTACCTCGACCGCGGCTTCATCGTCGGCAAGGGCGACTCGCTGACCGTCGACCTCGACGCGTTCACCGGCACCGCCGCCGAGGCGGCGCAGTTCGACGGCAACGTCGTCGGTCTCCCGCACAGCGCGGAGACGGTCGCGCTCGTCTACAACAAGGACATCGTCGACGAGGCTCCCTCGACCGTCGCCGAGATGACGGCGACGATGGAGGAGTACCACGACCCTGACAACAACCAGTACGGGCTCGGGATGCCCTTCGCGGACGCGTACTTCCTGAGTGCGTGGGCACACGCCTTCGGCGGCTACTACTTCGACTCGACGAAGGAGGACCAACTCGGCGTCGACAACGCCGAGACCATCGAGGGCGTCCAGTTCGCCGTCGACAACTTCGTCCCGTACATGCCGAACGACCCCGCCTACGAGCCGCAGGCGTCGGTCTTCGCCGAGGGCAACGCCGCCTTCGCCATCAACGGCCCGTGGTATCTCAACACGCTCAACGACAAGGGCGTCGACTACGGCGTCGTCGAACTCCCGACACCCGAGGGTGGGTCGCCCCAGCCGTACACGGGCATCACGCTCTGGTACTTCACGAAGTCGATGGAGGAGGACGGTCCCGCGACGGCCGCCGCCCAGGAGTTCGTCGAGTGGTTCGTCACGAACGAGGAGATCCAGCAGGAGGCCGCCCAGGAGACGGGCAGCATCCCGGTTCTCCAGAGCGTCGCCGAGAGTGGCGACCTCCCCGCGGACGTGCAGGGCTTCGCCGACGCGGTCGCGCAGGGCTATCCGATGCCCGCGGACCCGAAGATGAACCAGGTCTGGACGCCCGTGAAGGACGCGCTCACGAAGAGCTTCAACGGCAACGACGTCGAACAGGCGATGCAGACCGCCGCCGAAGAGATCCGCGGCAACTGGGACTAA